A DNA window from Bacteroides cellulosilyticus contains the following coding sequences:
- a CDS encoding DUF4199 domain-containing protein encodes MTENKGYLQRYAMLFGTYLGGFWILKFILFPLGLTTPFLFFLFAGLTLCVPFMAYYYVRMYRNQVCGGAISFLHAWIFTVFMYMFAALLTAVAHYVYFRFIDQGFVLNTYESLLNSLTSHTIPGMDAYVEQFKEIISAMRSLSPTDITMQLMSQNVFYGSLLAIPTALFVMKRPPAEHIGGR; translated from the coding sequence ATGACAGAGAACAAAGGTTACTTACAACGATATGCCATGTTATTCGGCACTTACCTGGGAGGATTTTGGATTTTGAAGTTCATTTTATTTCCTTTAGGGTTAACTACACCGTTCCTATTTTTCCTCTTTGCAGGACTAACTCTATGCGTGCCTTTTATGGCGTATTATTATGTACGAATGTACCGTAACCAAGTTTGTGGTGGTGCCATCAGTTTTCTTCATGCATGGATTTTCACTGTATTTATGTATATGTTTGCCGCATTGCTTACGGCGGTAGCTCATTATGTATATTTCCGTTTTATTGATCAAGGGTTTGTGCTAAACACATACGAAAGCTTACTGAACAGTCTGACCAGCCATACCATACCGGGGATGGATGCCTATGTAGAGCAGTTTAAAGAAATTATAAGTGCGATGCGCTCGCTATCTCCAACAGATATCACCATGCAACTGATGTCTCAGAATGTATTCTACGGATCATTACTTGCTATCCCCACCGCCTTATTTGTCATGAAGCGCCCACCGGCAGAGCATATAGGCGGAAGATAA
- a CDS encoding thioredoxin family protein, with the protein MEEKKEAREERNREKLANGDWVMAEFYASWCPHCKRMQPIVEEFKKAMEGTLEVVQVDIDQESALADFYTIEMYPTFILMRKGEQLWRQSGELPLERLEKAVKEYELKA; encoded by the coding sequence ATGGAAGAGAAAAAAGAAGCCCGTGAAGAACGGAACAGGGAAAAGTTAGCCAATGGCGACTGGGTTATGGCAGAATTTTACGCAAGCTGGTGCCCGCATTGCAAACGCATGCAGCCTATTGTAGAAGAATTTAAAAAGGCAATGGAAGGAACCCTCGAAGTAGTGCAAGTGGATATCGACCAGGAAAGTGCCCTTGCTGATTTCTACACCATTGAGATGTACCCCACATTTATATTAATGAGGAAAGGTGAACAGCTTTGGAGACAATCGGGAGAATTGCCTTTGGAAAGATTAGAAAAGGCAGTGAAAGAGTACGAATTAAAAGCATAA
- a CDS encoding triple tyrosine motif-containing protein encodes MIRKQPYTFYVLFVFLFLIPFGKAFAGWNNFIVNFDKSLYGKGPQTWQIAPYDDHWVYFANKNGMVQFDGNVWKVFPLNNFSDVRSVLASTIQKRIYAGGINEFGYYEPAEDGELIYHCMSDTLDNSVRMLGNVWGIHEADNILYIQGDDRVVKYLNGKYTAIEMNAKIDCSNMVNGILYIGTDRGVWVLVGNTFFPLQGADSLASNRIRGIIPHKGGGIIIVTAYDGLFYYNGRTIAPFITGAEDFMRENEVFCVAAQDDKIALGTIHKGLLLIDCATMDVKYFNENNGLRNNTVLSVAFDGQGNLWAGLDSGIDHVCLSSPFTNLYSYPYSYGTGYAAAVENGYLYLGTNRGLYYTSYPVKLNGSLPDIHPVPQSSGQVWNLCKIGDDLFCLHDRGIFQIKGTSIHRITDITGAWCCQEVMGRPDRMFVGVYNGIYLLEKKAGEWHMLCKIEGFVDSSRLFEQESARILWVHNSGIITRVELSEDLTRQISVKSYGVAEGFPVERDIYVAKIEGRVYFATSHGIYKYNIHKDMMEPCNDMNNLLNGTAPYTRLLEYHDRLISLSPYEICIANLGTYKRGANTSINSIPQSLLELVPTYAIVPLSDSLMVIPNEEGFALFTIPAVKHRQDLAHSVYIRNMYITYPKDSLIYTANFLGKKPSLAINYTSNSVRFDYSLSFLAFGGDDIRFQYRLNEGAWSDYTTVHTKEYSNLSEGDYTFEVKAIYPDGTTSLDELSFRILPPWYRSVPAYVFYFILMLLGVWYIYRWDDVRVKRKKEQAVVEKDKELHEMEKEFEAEKSRREKQIMQLEKEKLEYDLQHKSQEMANLMINFVRKNEMLTEIKSEIFKVASSLKGEGAREGKQLLLIINGKIDSNIQSDEVLKRIEDQFDLIHNNFMKRLHARHPDLSDNERMMCAYLKMNLSTKEIAPLLNISVRGVETIRYRLRKKFGLEREDSLTDYLSNKL; translated from the coding sequence ATGATACGAAAACAACCTTATACCTTCTATGTACTCTTCGTTTTTCTCTTCCTGATCCCTTTTGGTAAAGCGTTTGCCGGTTGGAATAACTTCATTGTAAACTTTGATAAAAGCCTTTATGGGAAAGGTCCCCAAACTTGGCAAATAGCTCCTTATGATGACCATTGGGTGTATTTTGCCAATAAAAACGGTATGGTGCAATTTGATGGTAATGTGTGGAAAGTATTTCCGTTAAATAACTTCTCGGATGTGCGTTCCGTATTGGCATCCACTATTCAGAAAAGAATCTATGCCGGTGGTATTAATGAATTCGGCTATTACGAACCGGCAGAAGACGGCGAACTGATTTACCACTGCATGTCCGATACGCTTGACAACTCTGTTCGTATGCTTGGCAATGTGTGGGGAATCCATGAGGCGGATAATATCCTTTATATACAAGGCGATGACCGTGTAGTGAAATATCTGAATGGAAAATATACCGCCATCGAAATGAATGCCAAGATCGACTGTTCCAATATGGTGAATGGTATCCTCTATATAGGTACCGATCGTGGTGTATGGGTACTGGTCGGAAATACTTTCTTTCCATTGCAGGGTGCGGATTCCCTGGCTTCCAATCGTATCCGTGGAATCATTCCACATAAGGGTGGGGGAATCATCATCGTGACGGCGTATGACGGTCTGTTTTATTATAATGGTCGTACCATTGCTCCTTTTATTACCGGTGCAGAGGACTTTATGCGTGAGAACGAAGTTTTTTGTGTGGCTGCTCAAGATGATAAGATAGCTTTGGGAACTATTCATAAAGGCTTATTACTGATAGATTGCGCTACCATGGATGTGAAATACTTCAACGAGAATAACGGGCTGCGTAATAATACGGTGCTTTCCGTTGCCTTCGACGGCCAGGGAAATTTGTGGGCGGGCTTGGATAGTGGTATTGATCATGTTTGTCTGAGCTCTCCTTTTACCAATTTGTATTCATATCCTTATTCTTACGGTACGGGCTATGCTGCTGCTGTTGAGAATGGCTATCTGTATCTGGGTACCAATCGGGGACTTTATTATACTTCTTATCCGGTGAAGCTGAACGGTAGTTTACCGGATATTCATCCCGTTCCTCAATCCAGTGGTCAGGTGTGGAACCTTTGTAAGATTGGTGATGATCTGTTTTGTCTTCATGATCGTGGAATTTTTCAGATTAAAGGTACAAGTATACATAGAATCACGGATATTACAGGTGCCTGGTGCTGTCAAGAGGTTATGGGGCGACCCGATCGTATGTTTGTAGGGGTGTATAATGGCATTTATCTTTTGGAGAAGAAAGCGGGCGAATGGCATATGCTTTGTAAGATCGAAGGATTTGTTGATTCAAGCCGTTTGTTTGAGCAGGAGTCTGCCAGGATTCTATGGGTTCATAATTCCGGCATTATCACCCGTGTGGAGTTGAGTGAGGATTTAACCCGTCAGATCAGTGTAAAATCCTATGGTGTGGCAGAAGGTTTTCCGGTTGAGCGTGATATTTATGTAGCTAAAATAGAAGGTCGTGTTTATTTTGCCACTTCCCACGGTATCTATAAATATAATATTCACAAAGATATGATGGAGCCTTGCAACGATATGAATAATTTGTTGAATGGCACTGCTCCCTATACGCGTTTATTGGAATATCATGACCGGCTCATCAGTTTGAGCCCTTATGAAATCTGTATAGCTAACCTGGGGACTTATAAGAGGGGAGCCAATACCAGTATCAATTCCATTCCCCAGTCTTTGCTTGAGTTGGTGCCGACGTATGCAATTGTTCCTTTATCGGATTCGCTTATGGTGATTCCGAATGAAGAGGGATTTGCCCTGTTCACGATTCCGGCGGTGAAGCACCGGCAAGATCTTGCCCATTCCGTATATATCCGGAATATGTATATTACCTATCCTAAAGATTCTTTGATATATACAGCTAATTTTCTTGGAAAGAAGCCATCCCTCGCTATTAACTATACATCCAATTCGGTTAGGTTCGATTATAGTCTTTCTTTTTTGGCTTTTGGAGGAGATGATATTCGTTTTCAGTATCGTTTGAATGAAGGAGCATGGTCGGACTATACCACTGTGCATACCAAGGAATATAGTAATCTGTCCGAAGGTGATTATACTTTTGAAGTAAAAGCCATTTATCCGGACGGTACTACTTCATTGGATGAACTTTCTTTCCGTATTCTTCCGCCTTGGTATCGCAGTGTGCCGGCTTATGTCTTCTATTTCATTCTTATGCTTTTGGGAGTATGGTATATCTACCGTTGGGATGATGTGCGTGTGAAGCGTAAGAAAGAGCAGGCCGTTGTAGAAAAGGATAAAGAATTGCATGAAATGGAGAAGGAGTTTGAGGCTGAAAAATCCCGTCGTGAGAAACAGATTATGCAATTGGAGAAAGAAAAGCTGGAGTACGACTTGCAGCATAAAAGCCAGGAGATGGCTAACCTGATGATAAACTTTGTCCGTAAAAACGAGATGTTGACGGAGATCAAATCGGAGATTTTCAAAGTGGCTTCCTCGCTGAAAGGGGAGGGGGCCCGTGAAGGCAAGCAGCTCCTTTTGATTATAAACGGTAAAATTGACTCCAACATCCAAAGTGATGAAGTGCTGAAGCGCATCGAAGATCAGTTCGACTTGATTCATAATAACTTTATGAAGCGTCTTCATGCCCGTCATCCCGATCTCTCTGATAATGAGCGCATGATGTGTGCCTATCTGAAAATGAATCTTTCCACTAAAGAGATTGCTCCTTTACTGAATATCTCTGTTCGTGGTGTTGAAACTATCCGCTACCGGTTGCGCAAAAAGTTTGGTTTGGAGCGTGAGGATAGTTTGACAGATTATTTAAGTAATAAGTTGTAA
- a CDS encoding glycosyltransferase family 2 protein, which translates to MDISVVVPLYNEEESLPELYAWIERVMKANGFSYEVIFVNDGSTDRSWQIIEELSRKSDTVHGIKFRRNYGKSPALYCGFEKAQGDVVITMDADLQDSPDEIPELYRMITEDGYDLVSGWKKKRYDPLSKTIPTKIFNATARKVSGIKNLHDFNCGLKAYKLDVVKNIEVYGEMHRYIPYLAKNAGFKKIGEKVVQHQARKFGKTKFGGLNRFFNGYLDLISLWFLSAFGVKPMHFFGLLGSLMFIFGFISVIIVGITKLYNMYNGMPYRLVTDSPYFYLSLTAMIIGTQLFLAGFLGELISRSAPERNKYQIEKTI; encoded by the coding sequence ATGGATATTTCAGTTGTCGTTCCTTTATATAATGAAGAAGAATCACTTCCGGAACTGTACGCATGGATTGAACGGGTAATGAAAGCCAATGGTTTTTCATACGAAGTAATTTTCGTAAATGACGGAAGTACCGACCGTTCCTGGCAAATTATCGAAGAACTGAGCCGAAAATCGGATACCGTGCATGGCATCAAGTTCCGCCGTAACTATGGCAAATCGCCGGCATTGTACTGTGGCTTTGAGAAGGCACAGGGAGATGTAGTCATCACCATGGATGCAGATTTGCAGGATAGCCCGGACGAAATACCCGAACTGTACCGTATGATTACGGAAGACGGTTATGATCTGGTATCCGGATGGAAAAAGAAACGCTACGACCCACTTTCAAAAACCATTCCTACAAAAATATTCAATGCAACAGCTCGTAAAGTGTCGGGCATCAAGAACCTGCACGACTTTAACTGTGGATTGAAAGCCTACAAACTGGATGTGGTGAAGAACATCGAAGTGTACGGCGAAATGCACCGCTATATCCCCTACCTCGCCAAAAATGCCGGCTTCAAAAAAATCGGAGAAAAAGTAGTTCAGCACCAGGCACGTAAATTCGGAAAGACAAAGTTCGGCGGTTTAAACCGTTTCTTCAATGGATATCTGGATTTGATTTCACTTTGGTTCTTGTCAGCTTTCGGAGTAAAACCTATGCATTTTTTCGGGTTGCTCGGTTCACTGATGTTCATCTTCGGTTTTATTTCAGTGATTATTGTAGGAATCACGAAACTGTATAATATGTATAACGGAATGCCTTACCGCCTGGTTACGGACTCCCCCTACTTCTACTTATCACTGACCGCCATGATCATCGGAACTCAACTGTTCCTTGCAGGCTTCCTTGGCGAACTGATTTCGCGTAGTGCTCCTGAACGAAATAAATATCAAATAGAAAAAACAATATAG